A region of Blastocatellia bacterium DNA encodes the following proteins:
- a CDS encoding two-component regulator propeller domain-containing protein produces the protein MITRKPHTQVNAAARLARLVAAALALLAAFALLRGLDDSRAAQQPEGAAVLGVVQDDRNQPVADVKVTLSSPIYSSSKLTQDDGRFEFRGLKPGAYRLTAEAARFRKSVTDITITQPAETINSPIQLTPTSLHVAVVDVGSQPLRGVGVTLYTRERGAVGAVAERKGTDEAGDAYFGRLAPGAYQITATLRGYEEYRNDVFISPGITTDLVIQLQAAPVIPINEKALTRYGPPNLPSKNVQAVFQDSEGWMWFGTDKGIARFNGTDFKSSSAAATPYDEVAGEDVRAIAEDRRGYMWFGTPHGIRRVTKGGADDGAALAGREVRSIFVDSRGTVWIAAADGLVKFDGKDYVTFTTSQGLPSNDTRQVAEDQNGRLWIATAAGAAVIENDHVSPFAQWLTAHPASANAEPPPAEPMPAKPPPRRDAGGARRPAARPQSGERAANETPVANGGDAARETQAIFVDASGAVWMATDAGVLFYDGARLGRLDIEGLRAAAGTSQARPPAVAIHQDQRRRMWFALSQGGALLYDTERRESQRLSFVERDHVAAVYTGREGAVWFATENGVVSADFYSFVSFTTSRGLADNDVQAVVELPASLGANLAGKLWFLTAAGVSRLEGERIAAVERLSANINARAIAFDKQGAIWLATEQGAFRLSGQTLMQFNEGNKLASNNTRWVTSAAGGAMVVFATARGATAFKDGEAQAIDQLAGTDVRHVFEDRDGSLWFATARGLMRYEAQTGESEWFDTSRGLADNDARWTLRFNDWLLVATRGGIQVCNRRDGGGASFSTFDGEAANTMFTDRDGFLWVGTDEGQVKKFALIVGTDEGQVKKFAAIGGYLVSTVYPSESFAVTGSRVNSFSEDTQGHIWIATDKGAIRHTPVKVPPPTVLWLEVDGRTDLPTDAESDFVHVPYGQHKLTFHFAAVSVSGQVRYLYRLTDDDQAAAWEVLAVQQGVEREVSRANLSEGAHLFELIALNRDLYGAQQAAARLRLRVGSPFWKRWWFYALAIAVLGMALGAIFTAHRLREREYVLPKHLRLFQPIEPNPYVVGNPIRTEKMFFGREDDFRYVRTKLEGASQGVLIVFCGERRAGKSSILYQVLNGRLGERFIPVFIDLQEMVVSSDSEFFARIARLIAECVGRANRRAAALAAGSAAAETSFSGDTSLGSAGRSTSGSPGTSGSPGASGADIRVPSFDGRNPYPIFLDFLDEVLATLGDRTLLLLMDEYELMEAKVDDGKLSPELFTFLAGLMDNKERLALIFTGSRRLEERDKKYWRELLRRSLFRKVGFLSENDTRRLISEPVAERVVYGRGVMEVIYRLTAGQPFYTQVICQNTVDYLNENEQNWVTLGDLTHVIQEIVDNPLPQMIYSWDGLSDDEKLVLSLLAEVLPDGNDYAPAADLRAAVRANEYPVNLSETTIRLTLEEMFRRELLEKDAADGFRFKIDLFRLWIRRSHSIWQVVKEVRTL, from the coding sequence GTGATCACACGCAAACCACACACGCAAGTCAATGCCGCGGCCAGGCTCGCACGCCTGGTCGCCGCCGCGCTGGCGCTGCTCGCGGCCTTCGCCTTGCTGCGTGGCCTCGACGACAGCCGCGCCGCACAGCAGCCCGAAGGCGCTGCCGTCCTCGGCGTCGTTCAGGATGACCGCAATCAGCCGGTCGCCGATGTAAAGGTGACGCTGTCGTCGCCGATCTATTCGTCTTCGAAATTGACGCAAGACGATGGGCGCTTCGAGTTTCGCGGCCTCAAGCCGGGCGCTTACCGCTTGACCGCTGAAGCGGCGCGCTTTCGCAAATCGGTAACCGATATCACCATCACTCAGCCCGCTGAAACGATCAACTCGCCCATTCAACTGACGCCGACTTCGCTGCACGTCGCCGTCGTTGATGTCGGCAGCCAACCGCTGCGCGGCGTCGGCGTGACCCTCTACACCAGGGAGCGCGGCGCGGTCGGCGCGGTCGCTGAGCGCAAGGGAACAGACGAAGCCGGCGACGCTTATTTCGGCAGGCTGGCGCCGGGCGCTTATCAGATCACCGCGACGCTGCGCGGCTATGAAGAATATCGCAACGATGTGTTCATCTCGCCCGGCATCACCACCGATCTGGTGATTCAGCTACAGGCCGCGCCGGTCATCCCGATCAACGAAAAAGCGCTGACGCGCTATGGCCCGCCCAACCTGCCGTCAAAGAACGTGCAGGCGGTCTTTCAGGACAGCGAAGGCTGGATGTGGTTCGGCACAGACAAAGGCATTGCGCGCTTCAACGGCACCGACTTCAAATCGTCATCGGCTGCCGCCACGCCTTACGACGAAGTCGCCGGCGAAGACGTGCGCGCCATCGCCGAAGACCGGCGCGGCTATATGTGGTTCGGCACGCCGCACGGCATACGGCGCGTCACCAAAGGCGGCGCGGACGACGGCGCGGCGCTTGCCGGGCGCGAGGTGCGCAGCATTTTCGTTGACAGTCGCGGCACCGTCTGGATCGCCGCCGCCGACGGCCTGGTCAAATTCGACGGCAAAGACTATGTGACCTTCACTACATCGCAGGGCTTGCCGTCGAACGACACGCGGCAGGTCGCCGAAGACCAGAACGGCCGCTTATGGATTGCGACGGCCGCCGGCGCGGCGGTCATCGAAAACGACCACGTCAGCCCGTTCGCGCAATGGCTGACGGCGCACCCGGCCAGCGCCAATGCCGAGCCGCCGCCCGCCGAGCCAATGCCCGCCAAGCCGCCGCCGCGACGCGACGCGGGCGGCGCCCGCAGGCCCGCCGCGCGCCCACAATCAGGCGAGCGCGCCGCCAACGAAACGCCTGTCGCAAACGGCGGCGATGCGGCGCGCGAGACGCAAGCCATCTTCGTTGACGCCAGCGGCGCGGTCTGGATGGCGACCGATGCCGGCGTGTTGTTTTATGATGGCGCCCGCCTGGGCCGCCTCGACATCGAAGGGCTGCGCGCCGCCGCGGGCACTTCGCAAGCGCGCCCGCCGGCGGTCGCCATCCATCAAGATCAGCGTCGCCGCATGTGGTTTGCGCTCTCGCAGGGCGGCGCGCTGCTTTATGACACCGAGCGCCGCGAATCACAACGGCTCAGCTTCGTCGAGCGCGACCATGTCGCGGCGGTCTACACGGGCCGCGAAGGCGCCGTCTGGTTCGCCACCGAGAACGGCGTCGTCAGCGCCGACTTTTACAGCTTTGTCAGCTTCACCACCAGCCGCGGGCTGGCCGACAATGACGTGCAGGCAGTCGTCGAATTGCCCGCCAGTCTCGGCGCCAATCTGGCGGGCAAGCTCTGGTTTCTGACTGCCGCCGGGGTGTCGCGACTTGAAGGCGAGCGCATCGCCGCGGTCGAGCGATTGAGCGCCAACATCAATGCCCGCGCCATCGCTTTTGATAAGCAGGGCGCCATCTGGCTGGCCACCGAGCAGGGGGCGTTCCGCCTGAGCGGCCAGACGCTGATGCAGTTCAACGAAGGCAACAAGCTGGCCTCGAACAACACGCGCTGGGTGACCAGCGCCGCCGGTGGCGCGATGGTCGTCTTTGCCACGGCGCGCGGCGCGACGGCGTTTAAAGACGGCGAGGCACAGGCGATTGACCAGCTGGCGGGCACAGACGTGCGCCATGTCTTTGAAGACCGCGACGGCAGTCTGTGGTTTGCGACGGCGCGCGGCCTGATGCGCTATGAAGCCCAGACCGGCGAGTCGGAATGGTTCGACACGTCGCGCGGACTGGCCGACAACGACGCGCGCTGGACGCTGCGATTCAATGACTGGCTGTTGGTGGCGACGCGCGGCGGCATACAGGTCTGCAACCGCCGCGACGGCGGCGGCGCGAGCTTCTCGACCTTCGACGGCGAAGCCGCCAACACGATGTTTACTGACCGCGACGGCTTCCTCTGGGTCGGCACAGATGAAGGCCAGGTGAAAAAGTTCGCGCTCATCGTCGGCACAGATGAAGGCCAGGTGAAAAAGTTCGCGGCCATCGGCGGCTACCTCGTCTCGACCGTCTATCCGAGTGAGAGTTTTGCGGTGACCGGCAGCCGGGTCAATTCATTCTCCGAAGACACGCAAGGCCACATCTGGATTGCCACGGATAAGGGCGCGATCCGCCACACCCCGGTCAAGGTTCCGCCGCCGACCGTCTTGTGGCTCGAAGTTGATGGGCGCACCGATCTGCCGACCGATGCCGAGTCAGACTTCGTGCACGTGCCTTACGGCCAGCATAAGCTGACCTTTCATTTCGCCGCCGTCAGCGTCAGCGGCCAGGTGCGCTACCTCTATCGCCTGACCGACGACGACCAGGCGGCGGCATGGGAAGTGCTGGCCGTGCAGCAAGGCGTCGAGCGCGAAGTGTCGCGGGCGAACTTGAGCGAGGGCGCGCACCTGTTCGAGCTGATTGCCTTGAACCGCGACCTCTATGGCGCGCAGCAAGCGGCGGCGCGGCTACGGCTGCGCGTCGGCTCGCCTTTCTGGAAGCGCTGGTGGTTCTACGCGCTCGCCATTGCCGTGCTGGGGATGGCTCTGGGAGCCATTTTCACGGCACACAGGCTGCGCGAGCGCGAGTACGTGCTGCCCAAGCACCTGCGCCTGTTCCAGCCGATTGAGCCGAACCCTTACGTCGTCGGCAATCCCATCCGCACCGAAAAGATGTTCTTTGGCCGCGAAGACGATTTCCGCTACGTGCGCACCAAGCTCGAAGGCGCGAGCCAGGGCGTGCTGATCGTCTTCTGCGGCGAGCGGCGGGCCGGCAAAAGCTCGATCCTCTACCAGGTATTGAACGGGCGATTGGGCGAGCGCTTCATCCCGGTCTTTATTGATCTGCAAGAGATGGTCGTGTCATCGGACTCGGAATTCTTCGCGCGCATTGCGCGGCTGATCGCCGAATGCGTCGGGCGCGCCAACCGCCGCGCGGCGGCGCTGGCGGCGGGCAGCGCGGCGGCAGAGACCAGCTTTTCGGGCGACACCAGTCTCGGCAGCGCCGGGCGCTCGACGAGCGGCAGCCCCGGAACGAGCGGCAGTCCAGGCGCGAGCGGCGCGGACATCCGGGTGCCGTCATTCGACGGGCGCAATCCTTACCCGATCTTTCTCGATTTCCTTGACGAGGTGCTTGCAACGCTCGGCGACCGCACCCTGCTGTTGCTGATGGACGAGTACGAATTGATGGAGGCCAAGGTAGACGACGGCAAGCTGTCGCCGGAGCTATTCACGTTTCTGGCCGGCTTGATGGACAACAAAGAACGGCTGGCGCTGATCTTCACCGGCTCGCGCCGCCTGGAAGAGCGCGATAAGAAGTACTGGCGCGAGTTGTTACGAAGATCACTTTTCCGCAAAGTCGGCTTCTTGTCTGAAAACGACACGCGGCGGTTGATCAGCGAGCCGGTCGCCGAGCGCGTCGTCTACGGTCGCGGCGTGATGGAGGTGATCTATCGCCTGACCGCCGGGCAGCCATTTTATACGCAGGTGATCTGCCAGAACACCGTAGATTATTTGAACGAGAACGAGCAGAACTGGGTGACGCTCGGCGACCTGACGCACGTCATTCAAGAGATCGTTGACAATCCGCTGCCGCAGATGATCTACAGTTGGGACGGCTTGTCGGACGACGAAAAGCTGGTGCTGTCGCTGCTTGCCGAAGTCTTGCCGGATGGCAACGACTACGCGCCGGCGGCGGACTTGCGCGCGGCGGTGCGCGCCAACGAGTACCCGGTGAATCTGTCGGAGACGACCATCCGGCTGACCCTTGAAGAGATGTTCCGCCGCGAGCTGTTAGAGAAAGACGCCGCCGACGGCTTTCGTTTCAAGATCGATCTGTTTCGCCTGTGGATTCGCCGCTCGCATTCGATCTGGCAAGTGGTCAAAGAGGTCAGAACGCTTTAA
- a CDS encoding GGDEF domain-containing protein, with translation MDGNSLSVIGLTIQCAGIVLITCLSFFMSRSIRRPFLDYWTSAWVCMSVALISLAVGFRTPSLATIYFALYFLGEYAFGFLFIAGCHNYATGGRLARPHWLWLAASAGLSFGLARLSTSFSAAFVPHAGILAVLFALAFRALRPARLWGRRSLGLSAVNIALVLLAADFMHYVPVVAYAEFFHGSIPGKYLQYTSIYDLILETLLGFGSLMLVMERARHEVEAANRELRSAHEQLERLAQVDPLTEALNRHAFYSLIGRQRGPGAAQRGCVVVLDIDNLKPINDSHGHAAGDAAIRAVARTVRSMIRADDLLFRWGGDEFLILFFNLNELEARRRLTDIEVQLALAHVPEADAPVIVSHGLAAFAATDEIERAIDLADGAMYARKQARKAGQLVG, from the coding sequence ATGGACGGAAACAGCCTCAGCGTTATCGGCCTGACAATTCAATGTGCCGGCATTGTCCTGATCACCTGCCTGTCGTTCTTCATGTCGCGCTCGATTCGGCGTCCCTTCCTCGACTATTGGACAAGCGCCTGGGTCTGCATGTCTGTGGCGCTGATTTCACTGGCGGTGGGGTTCCGCACGCCGTCGCTCGCGACGATCTATTTCGCGCTCTATTTTCTGGGCGAATATGCTTTCGGATTTCTGTTCATCGCCGGCTGCCACAACTATGCAACGGGCGGCAGACTGGCGCGGCCGCACTGGCTCTGGCTCGCGGCAAGCGCCGGCTTATCGTTCGGCCTGGCCCGGCTGTCAACCAGCTTCAGCGCCGCCTTCGTGCCGCACGCGGGCATACTGGCGGTGTTGTTTGCTCTGGCGTTTCGCGCGCTGCGCCCGGCGCGGCTGTGGGGGCGGCGCAGCCTGGGATTGAGCGCCGTAAACATCGCCCTGGTGTTGCTGGCGGCAGACTTCATGCATTATGTGCCGGTCGTCGCTTATGCCGAATTCTTTCACGGCTCGATTCCCGGAAAGTATCTGCAATACACTTCGATCTACGACCTGATTCTCGAAACCCTGCTCGGCTTCGGCTCGCTGATGCTGGTGATGGAGCGCGCCCGCCACGAAGTCGAAGCCGCCAACCGCGAGTTGCGCAGCGCCCACGAGCAGTTGGAGCGGCTAGCACAAGTTGACCCGCTGACCGAGGCGCTCAACCGTCATGCGTTCTATTCGCTGATTGGCCGGCAGCGCGGTCCGGGGGCGGCGCAGCGCGGCTGCGTTGTCGTGCTCGACATAGACAACCTGAAACCGATTAACGATTCGCACGGTCACGCGGCGGGCGATGCGGCGATCCGTGCCGTGGCGCGTACCGTGCGCTCGATGATTCGCGCCGACGACCTGTTGTTCCGCTGGGGCGGCGATGAGTTTCTGATTCTCTTCTTCAACCTCAACGAGCTGGAAGCGCGCCGTCGCCTCACTGACATTGAAGTGCAACTGGCCCTCGCCCATGTGCCCGAAGCCGACGCCCCGGTGATCGTTTCACATGGCCTGGCAGCCTTCGCCGCGACCGACGAGATCGAGCGCGCCATTGACCTGGCCGACGGCGCGATGTATGCCCGCAAGCAGGCGCGCAAGGCCGGTCAGCTCGTCGGCTAA
- a CDS encoding PEP/pyruvate-binding domain-containing protein has translation MLTLLAIACIPSQVLPQGARRAAARQPAGANPDASPSAGEVKSLGRIASRNDFDRLARIYYRGRFYALPHLMFVIDRRDHDRVYYVNSKRFAFHKDFVNATYLSLERGRAFYENNYLKAERRFLLGTVAYQPALDRFTFEFWEGDHLTRELLAASFAALRQSFYAPLTFKANSSLHEEVAAALNKEAAPQLPVLTAQEMAGNRDYQPLNLGGGIGQLRIVDHLTPDTVIDRNQIVIFKEVPVQLTPLSGIITTEPASPLSHVNMLAKSWGIPVAHIKNADRLFKQLEGKYVRLDVSENDYKLAPADAREVTERNRQWIKRTDLVTPRADLSEDQLTDLRDQRARDAIRFGAKSANLGELIYARAGVMVPAGFTIPFRYYQDFIRANRLEERIAAAVEEDRFVHDPVYRKARLAEIRGWIQAGQPMPAFKKAVLNKAHREYAGKPLFARSSTNAEDLPNFSGAGLYTTVPNVRTDEQLMEAIKTVWASVWNYEAYEARESFGMNHFGVYPAVLIQEGINADSAGVAITTDPFDPQDRGAVYINAKRGLGIKVVEGKRVAEQVIYRPRSLTIQVLTRSDEDTMLAFDEGGGVKEVRIEARRAVLTDDMVRRLARAALAIKRAFGGRDQDIEWVYAGGQLYIVQSRPYIAGS, from the coding sequence GTGTTAACGCTGCTCGCCATCGCCTGCATCCCGAGCCAGGTGTTGCCGCAGGGCGCGCGGCGCGCGGCCGCGCGCCAGCCGGCGGGCGCAAACCCTGACGCCAGTCCATCAGCCGGCGAAGTCAAATCGCTTGGGCGCATTGCGTCGCGCAATGATTTCGACCGCCTGGCGCGCATCTACTATCGCGGGCGCTTCTATGCCTTGCCACACCTGATGTTCGTCATTGATCGGCGCGACCACGACCGCGTCTATTACGTCAACTCGAAGCGCTTCGCTTTTCACAAGGATTTCGTCAACGCCACCTACCTGTCGCTTGAGCGCGGGCGGGCGTTTTACGAGAACAACTACCTGAAAGCCGAGCGCCGCTTTCTGCTCGGCACCGTCGCTTACCAGCCGGCGCTCGACCGCTTCACCTTCGAGTTCTGGGAAGGCGACCATCTGACCAGAGAGCTGTTGGCCGCGAGCTTTGCGGCCTTGCGCCAGTCGTTTTACGCGCCGCTCACATTCAAGGCCAATTCCAGCTTGCACGAAGAAGTCGCCGCCGCGCTGAACAAAGAGGCCGCGCCGCAACTGCCGGTGCTGACGGCGCAAGAGATGGCCGGCAACCGCGACTATCAGCCGCTCAACCTCGGCGGCGGCATCGGCCAGCTTCGCATCGTCGATCACCTGACGCCCGACACCGTCATTGACCGCAACCAGATCGTCATCTTCAAAGAGGTGCCGGTGCAACTGACGCCGCTCTCAGGCATCATCACCACCGAGCCGGCGTCGCCGCTGTCGCACGTCAACATGCTGGCCAAGTCCTGGGGCATTCCGGTCGCTCACATCAAGAACGCCGACCGGCTCTTCAAGCAGCTCGAAGGCAAGTACGTGCGCCTCGACGTCAGCGAGAACGATTACAAACTGGCGCCTGCCGATGCCCGTGAAGTGACCGAGCGCAACCGCCAATGGATCAAGCGCACAGACCTGGTGACGCCGCGCGCCGATCTCAGCGAAGACCAGCTAACAGACTTGCGCGATCAGCGGGCGCGTGATGCCATTCGCTTCGGCGCGAAGTCAGCGAACCTCGGCGAGTTGATCTACGCCCGCGCCGGCGTGATGGTGCCGGCAGGCTTCACGATTCCCTTTCGCTATTATCAGGATTTCATTCGCGCCAACCGCCTCGAAGAGCGCATCGCTGCCGCGGTCGAAGAAGACCGCTTCGTCCACGACCCGGTCTATCGCAAGGCGCGGCTCGCCGAGATTCGCGGCTGGATTCAAGCCGGCCAGCCGATGCCGGCGTTCAAGAAAGCCGTGCTCAATAAAGCGCACCGCGAATACGCCGGCAAGCCGCTCTTTGCGCGCAGCTCGACGAACGCCGAAGACCTGCCGAACTTCAGCGGCGCCGGTCTCTACACGACGGTGCCGAACGTGCGCACAGACGAGCAGTTGATGGAAGCCATCAAAACGGTCTGGGCTTCGGTGTGGAATTATGAAGCCTACGAGGCACGCGAGAGCTTCGGCATGAATCACTTCGGCGTCTACCCGGCGGTGCTGATTCAGGAAGGCATCAATGCCGACAGCGCCGGCGTCGCCATCACCACTGATCCGTTCGACCCACAGGATCGCGGCGCGGTCTACATCAATGCCAAGCGCGGGCTCGGCATCAAGGTTGTCGAGGGCAAGCGCGTCGCCGAGCAGGTCATCTACCGCCCGCGCTCGCTGACGATTCAAGTGCTGACGCGCTCGGACGAAGACACCATGCTGGCCTTTGACGAAGGCGGCGGCGTCAAAGAAGTGCGCATCGAAGCCCGCCGCGCCGTGCTGACGGACGACATGGTGCGGCGGCTGGCGCGCGCCGCTCTGGCCATCAAGCGGGCCTTCGGCGGGCGCGATCAGGACATCGAGTGGGTCTACGCCGGCGGCCAGCTTTACATCGTGCAGTCGCGTCCCTACATCGCCGGCAGCTAG
- a CDS encoding radical SAM protein: MRILLFNPDNGVTRNFMPHLWMFLLQALTPPEHEVILIDGNAQPMDEEGIARFVREQKIDLVGIGAMTRMIAKAYRMADAIRAAGVPVVMGGPHVTEVPDEALGRDGGPRHADAVALGEADETWPKIVEDAMRGELKEVYTPTDENGKERKPSLQPYPAIPWESMDLDQFNMVPRFFAPLLKRFSNGWGSFRLIPVESGRGCPYGCEFCTVTGFFGDSIRFRSNESVVDELLRLKARARREGGQIAVFFIDDNFAINIKRTKSLLRDIIATNAQVYWVAQISANLLRDEELVDLIAESGGKWIFIGMESIDATNLAIANKGFNKPDEYRAVLERLARRDIHAITSFIFGLDNDQPGAAERTLEQIRNWPAGLPVFGMLIPFPSTPLYKRLEVGGRLTRPKHWLDFKPYHMAHTPLKMTIDQAHAEVNHAWASSYSAKAIGEAVASMNDKPIGHRINIFIARLCFRGIYFPQMGKWAWVKVIAQNSGVIFRLIGEGLSPRKRARQRPATVSNEVPITQDE; encoded by the coding sequence ATGCGAATCTTACTTTTCAATCCCGATAACGGAGTAACCCGCAATTTTATGCCGCATCTCTGGATGTTTCTTCTCCAGGCGCTGACCCCTCCCGAACATGAAGTGATACTGATTGATGGCAACGCCCAGCCGATGGATGAAGAAGGCATTGCCCGCTTTGTGCGCGAACAAAAGATCGACCTGGTCGGCATCGGCGCCATGACCAGAATGATCGCCAAAGCCTACCGCATGGCGGATGCGATCCGTGCCGCCGGGGTGCCGGTTGTCATGGGTGGGCCACACGTCACAGAGGTGCCGGACGAGGCGCTGGGCAGAGATGGAGGCCCGCGCCACGCCGACGCGGTGGCTCTCGGTGAAGCCGATGAAACGTGGCCGAAGATCGTCGAGGACGCGATGCGCGGCGAGCTCAAAGAGGTTTACACGCCGACCGATGAGAACGGCAAGGAGCGCAAGCCCAGTCTCCAGCCTTACCCGGCGATTCCCTGGGAATCCATGGACCTGGATCAATTCAACATGGTGCCGCGATTCTTCGCCCCACTGCTCAAACGCTTCAGCAATGGCTGGGGGAGCTTTCGACTGATCCCGGTCGAATCCGGGCGCGGGTGTCCGTACGGTTGCGAATTCTGCACGGTGACCGGTTTCTTCGGTGATTCGATCCGCTTTCGGTCAAACGAAAGCGTGGTCGATGAGTTGCTGCGACTGAAAGCCCGTGCCCGTCGCGAGGGGGGGCAGATCGCGGTCTTCTTCATTGATGATAATTTCGCCATCAACATCAAGCGCACCAAGTCGCTGCTGCGCGACATTATCGCCACCAATGCGCAGGTTTATTGGGTCGCACAGATCAGCGCCAACCTGTTGCGCGATGAGGAGCTTGTTGACCTGATCGCGGAATCAGGGGGCAAATGGATCTTCATCGGCATGGAGTCCATAGACGCGACCAACCTGGCGATTGCCAACAAGGGGTTCAATAAGCCGGATGAATATCGAGCCGTGCTCGAAAGACTGGCGCGGCGCGACATTCATGCGATCACCTCTTTCATCTTTGGCTTAGACAACGACCAGCCCGGCGCGGCAGAGCGAACGCTGGAGCAGATTCGCAACTGGCCTGCCGGCCTGCCGGTTTTTGGTATGCTCATCCCCTTCCCTTCGACCCCGCTCTACAAGCGGCTTGAGGTGGGCGGGCGACTGACGCGGCCAAAGCACTGGCTCGATTTTAAGCCTTACCATATGGCCCACACGCCGCTGAAAATGACCATTGATCAGGCTCATGCCGAAGTCAATCATGCGTGGGCCAGCTCGTACAGCGCGAAGGCCATAGGGGAAGCCGTGGCCTCAATGAACGACAAGCCCATCGGCCACCGCATCAACATCTTCATCGCGCGCCTGTGCTTTCGCGGAATCTACTTTCCGCAGATGGGCAAGTGGGCCTGGGTCAAAGTCATCGCGCAAAATAGTGGCGTCATCTTCAGGCTGATAGGCGAGGGGCTCAGTCCCAGAAAGCGCGCCCGGCAACGACCCGCAACGGTCAGCAATGAAGTGCCAATCACCCAGGATGAATGA